The Flavobacterium psychrotrophum region GCCCCAAAATAGGGACGGCCTGCACTCAAAAAAATATAGAATACAAAAAATTTTTATAATGTAGCTACAAGTTCTCTCCACTCTGTAAGCTCAGGAATACCCGGCTTACGCTTACCAAAGAACTGAACAATGATCTCTCCCATTTCGTTAAACACTTCAAGAGCAGTAACCTCACCATCTGCAGTAGGCTTGCGCACTATCCATGTCTGGGCTATTTTGCTCATATCCAGGTGAAGGTTAAAATCAGGATCCATAACGTTATACCACTGGTTGTGCCACATTGTTTTGCGTACAAGGCCTGTATGTATTTGTATGTTGCCACGGTTGCCCACAAAACACATAATAGGCAGTTTTGTTTCGGCAGCGCCTTCAAGCATTTTTACCACAGCCTCTTTATCTACCTGTCTTGCATGGTGCTCATTAGGAGCCAGGCGAAGCGCCTGTGTGCGGGTAACGCCAAACTTTTTAAGCATACCAAAGAATGCGTGAGTATCTTTCAGTTCTTCCCATGCGGCTTTAAAACCGGCTACATCAATATCAGCATCCGGCTTCTCATCAATAACAAGCGGCACATCTGTAGTAGTCTCTTCAGGACTTTGGTTGTCTGATGTATATTTTGCAACAAGGCCATCAAAAGCAGCCTCGTTACTATCTTTAGTAAGGTATATTTTGTGTATGGCAAGGCCGTCTTTACCAAAGAACTGAAGGCTCTTACGGTCGCCGTGCTCGCTTGTTTCTGAAACAGCAAAAGCTTTGTCCCAGTGCGAAATAAAAATACGAAGGTCGATATCCTCCCCTACAAACAGGCCGGCAAACGGGCTGCTGAAATCAGGGTTAAGGTAGGTACCCTTGCGTTCATGCACACATTCGTCATTGCGGGTAAGCGCCATAACTTTTCCAAGGCCTTCCACTTCTGTAAGTATGTTTACAAACTCAGGTTTAAGACGCGTAACATTCTCTCCTGCCTGTGTAGCAAGAAGCTCTGCCTCGCTTACGCCAAGCTGTTCTGCAGCATTGCGGATGCGTAAATGTGGGTTTTCAGCCTTAAGGGCCTGCCATTGTTCTTTTAATGTGTTGATAGCTGTACTCATGGTGCTATAGGTTTAAATTAGGTTCCGAAAATTATCAGAGGATTATTATTAATGGGATTTGGGCAAATGGTACACGGAAAATTGTATGCCGCGCTTATAATATCGCGGGTAAACACTTTATCCGGAACATCATAGGCTACAACCTTACCTTTTTTTAGCAGCATTACCTTATCGGAAAACTGCGCAGCAAGATTAAGGTCGTGCAGTACCATGACTGCCGTATTCCCTTTTTTTGTAAAATTTTTAATGGTCTGCAAGATACGATGCTGGTGAAAAATATCAAGGTTATTTAACGGCTCATCTAAAAAAACAAGCTTATTTTCTACCTCATTGTCCAGTTGTGCCAGCACGCGTGCCAGGTGTACCCTTTGTTTCTCCCCGCCACTCAGCTGGTTATACTCGCGGTTTTTAAATGCAGCCACGTCTGTTTCTTCCATAGCTTTTTCTGCTGCCGCAATATCACGCTGCTGCGGAATGGATGAAAAATAAGGATAGCGCCCCATTAACACTACATCCTGCACCTTAAGCGGTATATCAGGGCTGTTGCTTTGGGAGAACTTCGCCTTATTATGAGAAAGTTCTTTGCTGTTCCACTCTTTAAACATTTTCTTTTTAAAGAAAATGGCATCGGCACCACTACCCATTTCATTTGCAAGCAGGCTCAATAAAGTAGACTTACCTGCACCGTTTGGCCCTACGATAATTAAAAGTTCGCCGGGCTGAGCAGTTACATCAATCCCCTCAAGTATAGAGAATTTGCGGT contains the following coding sequences:
- a CDS encoding hemin-degrading factor, producing the protein MSTAINTLKEQWQALKAENPHLRIRNAAEQLGVSEAELLATQAGENVTRLKPEFVNILTEVEGLGKVMALTRNDECVHERKGTYLNPDFSSPFAGLFVGEDIDLRIFISHWDKAFAVSETSEHGDRKSLQFFGKDGLAIHKIYLTKDSNEAAFDGLVAKYTSDNQSPEETTTDVPLVIDEKPDADIDVAGFKAAWEELKDTHAFFGMLKKFGVTRTQALRLAPNEHHARQVDKEAVVKMLEGAAETKLPIMCFVGNRGNIQIHTGLVRKTMWHNQWYNVMDPDFNLHLDMSKIAQTWIVRKPTADGEVTALEVFNEMGEIIVQFFGKRKPGIPELTEWRELVATL
- a CDS encoding heme ABC transporter ATP-binding protein; the encoded protein is MLEAQNISYAHRKFSILEGIDVTAQPGELLIIVGPNGAGKSTLLSLLANEMGSGADAIFFKKKMFKEWNSKELSHNKAKFSQSNSPDIPLKVQDVVLMGRYPYFSSIPQQRDIAAAEKAMEETDVAAFKNREYNQLSGGEKQRVHLARVLAQLDNEVENKLVFLDEPLNNLDIFHQHRILQTIKNFTKKGNTAVMVLHDLNLAAQFSDKVMLLKKGKVVAYDVPDKVFTRDIISAAYNFPCTICPNPINNNPLIIFGT